ACTCGCTGTAGTTCTCGTGCTTGACTTGATTTAATATGCATGCATCGACTGCTTCTCCATCCTGCGATGTAAAAGTATCCATGATTGAGGGGGGACACCCCTACAGATTCATGGCCTAAATGAGATGATATTGCTCTTTCAAGCAATAATGGAAATCATTGTAGGGGACCAAGTTCTGGTCAAACGGACCCGATTGAGATTAAACCCATTCCTCACGAGTGGATAGGAACGAAGTAAGTGCATGTCGAAAGGTCTAAAACTAGTGTGCTTTGATTACAAGCGTGTGGGGAAGCCATGAGTGGTGAAGAACTCTGGTCACTCTGTGACCTTCCAAAGGAAGGAAAGGTTACCGTTTGCTTGTCGAGAAGGACAAATGAATGTTGGGACCATATGTGGACAGCAGCACAAGTTTCTAGCTTGCTTTGATTCATATTGCGAATGGTTCTTACTCTTCTCACGGGTCATTAGAATTGAACGTAATATTCGGGGGAGAAAGATGAACTGGTTCTGAGCTCACCGTCCATCTGAATCGTCCGGTCGGCCAAACTTAAACTGCTTGGCCAATGATTGGATTGATTTTTCGAAGATTAGGTGTGCATCACGCATTGTTTTCCTGTCGGTGGGACGCGAAACTTCTTGTTGACACAGCTAGATTGTGACTGCATGTTAACCAAGTTTGATTACAGGGCCTGGTTGTTCTTCCATCGGGTACGGAGAGGCAGAGGAGTTGGGGCCTTTTCTGATGCAAAAGGGGAAGCCAGAGCTCATGTTCAACAAGCATTCCTGGAACAAAGGCGAGTCTAATCCCCCTTAGACGAGTACATTTAGGATTTAAAACAAATGAAGAAGATTCTTATGGAAATCTAAATTTGCAGAGGCCAATCTGTTGTTTCTCGAGTCTCCGGTGGGCGTGGGATTTTCTTACACAAACACCAGTTCTGACTTGAACTCACTCGGGGATAAGATCACCGGTAAGTTCTTGACGACATAGTGTTTCTAATTCATTGATGACAACAAAACTCCTCCTAAGATTTGTTACTATCTGCTCACTTGTTGTCGATCGATGACCAATTGTAGCCGAAGACTCGTACATTTTCCTGCTCAACTGGTTCAAGAGGTTCCCGCAGTTCAAATCCCATGACTTCTACATCGCTGGAGAAAGCTATGCAGGTAAAAACATTGGATTATTATGTTCAATTCGTGCTAAGTTTAGTATTCAATCCTTGAATTGTGTCACATCATTAATTGTTCTTGTTGTTATCACAACTATGGTAGGGCATTATGTACCTCAACTTTCCGAGAAAATATTCGACGAAAACAAAAAAGCTTCCAAGGAGAATTACATCAACTTCAAGGGTTTCATAGTGAgatttcttttctgttcttcagttGGCTGTCACAAGCAGTCGTGGTCATACTAGTGGTATTTTCAGGACTTCGGTTGAAGAATCGCTCATCTTAATTATAATCCCAACTATTTGTCAGATTGGAAATGCGTTGATGGATGATGATACTGATCAGACCGGAATGGTCGACTACGCATGGGATCATGCTGTCATCTCCGATCGTGTGTACCATGATGTCAAGAAGAGCTGCAATTTTAGTGAAGAGAATGTCACCAAGGCATGCGATGATGCGTTAGAAGAGTACTTTGCAGTGTACGATATCATCGATATGTACAGCTTGTATGCCCCTGTTTGTGTCCGACCGAACACATCCATGTCTTGGAGCGAAAGGTCATACTTCGTCGAAGGCGCCTCCCCCAAGCTGTTCTCCAAATATGTAAGCTCTATGATCAATCCAACATCACATATTATTACGAAAACAGTGAACTTGATGGGCGTTTTCGCTGCAGAGCGGATGGCATCAGAAACCGGCAGGTTATGATCCTTGTGTCTCGCTCTATAGCGAGGTGTACTTTAACCgagaagatgttcaagaagctctTCATGCCAATGTCACCAAACTTGGTTACAATTGGACTCACTGCAGGTACTAGACTTTGTTGGCATGCATTACAAGATTTGTGTAAGAACACAAAGTTTCTGGGTTGTCTCTGATCAGCATTTGAGAGTTTATGACATTCTAGCAGTGATGTGATTACCCGTTGGAATGATGCACCGGCCTCTGTTCTCCCAGTCATCCGCAAGCTCATCCATGGCGGCATCAGGGTGTGGGTCTTCAGGTAAGATTCTGAACTAGTTTGTACTGTTCCTGAGTTGATCAAAAGAGAAAGCATCGCGAATCTAAATTTCTCGTCTGTTCTCAGCGGTGATACGGATGGAAGAATTCCAGTCACCTCCACGAGATACACGCTGCACAAGCTTGGCCTGAAAACAACTCGAGAGTGGACGCCATGGTACGACCGCAAGCAGGTATGAGTTGCTTCCTCGATTGAAACATAATAGTTTCATCATCTGTGTACGGCCGCCTGAAGCTTTTCCGTGAATCATCCAGGTCGGTGGGTGGACGATCATCTTCGACGGGCTCACCTTCGTCACGGTGAGGGGCGCAGGTCATCAAGTCCCCACGTTTGCTCCCAGGCAGGCTCGACAGCTCATTCATCATTTCTTGGACGACCAGGAATTGCCTTCTTCCCCGTTCTAGCATATCCCACCAGGCTTGTCTCGGTCCCCAGCCGTCGTAGTTTCCTCTGCAAGTTCCATTTTGGAATCAGGTGTAAGCCCAGATTCCAATAGAGAAGAAGTTGGATGAAGGTTCAATCATTCATCAAGCAAGATTCTTCAATTGTTAATCCACAGTAGAAGAAAAATTATGTAAAGACGGTTTAATAAAATAAAGCATAGTGCAGGCTGTCTAATGCTGGTGGCAAGTAATGATTGATTATATCCAATCTACCAAGGATAAAATTCTCTGTGGGACAGTGTGTATGCTAAAAGAAGATTCATCTCTTTCAGAATCAGATTTATGATTACCCTGTGCAGATGGTGACAATTGTCTACAGCATTTTAGTAACAGGATGAATCTTCATGAGCTGAAACACTATCCAAATTTTATTATCAAACAATTAATGATTTCAATAGTCTGAATCCCCCCCTCCCTGAAGCTCATAGTGTTTATGCTTCATCTGGTCAGTAACAAGAAAATAAGCATGTATTTAGATCATCCAAAAGGCTCCTTATCTGTAATTTGGATTCTACCTATCGTCATCTGACTGCAAGAAAACAGCTCACTTCATATATAGATTTCTTATTTTTATGCTTATGCATATCAGTTAAAGCTTCTTAATTAAATAGTAAGGATAGCCTCTGTCTCAATTCAAGCTACAGTTTCATATCTAATCTTTTGTACTTTATGCTATCCATATTAGCCACAGCTTCTTAATTAATTAGTATGGTGTCACATATGCTCAAATGGTCTATCATTGAAATAGTGACTGTCTTCTGATCTGCGTAGCAGTTGATTAGAACCTGCTAAAGTTGAAGCATCCAAGTCTCATTGTGCTAATAAACAAGTGACATCGGCTGACTGTCCAAACCAAAGTAGGCCACAAACACTTTCGTATATGACAATGATTTCCCTACAAGCAGCTGAAATGTCACTGTCCTTGTTCAATCTCCTCAGGCCATGGCAAAGACTTGGAAATCTAATTTCCTCAAACCATAACATGGACATGGAATTCAACAACACAATCATGGTACAAAATTGCTAGGAAATGTTGAACAACAAGTTCAGAAATCAACATGTCAAGAGTACAAGTGCCTAACTTGTAGCCTAAAGGATGACTATAAATGTTGGGAGTTTGACTGTGGTATCACAACTAGAATTTCTCATAACAGGACAACTAAATCATAATGCTCATGTCTCTTCTGTTTGGTCTTCATCTAAACAAAAGAATTATTAGCTGGGATGGACTACTGCCAGAAAATAAATAAAGCATCTTGGTAGGTTGGGTCTGAAAGCAGATAAGATATGCCAAATGGAACTCTTCTCCAAACAGCAGCAAGAGCCAAGAATTGACCCACTTCATATTTTGATTACAAGATAAGGCATATCGTTAATACTTGTGATGCATTGATGGTCATCTAATTAGCATCTATAGACAAAGCAACACAGTATATGTTCTAGCTGGATTGTGAACCATACTACCAAGGAAATGGCAACACCAATTCCTTTTGAGTAGATCGAGAGAACATAATCCCTCAATCTTTACATGCTGCTACAACTCTACTTGCTCAGATTATGTTGCATGTGCCTGCCTTCATTTCCGAAAGAACAGCTTCCTGATATAAAGCCCTTCCAATTGGGAAGCATGCATTGTCTTTGTACCAATCGTTTGAAACCAGATCTATAGCCGAGCTCATAACGGGATGCTGTAGAAGGCCCAATGGGCTTTCGAACTTCGATACAGTCATCTTGTGTAACGTCGGAGGCTTGTTGGGTCCCGCCATCTACCTTATCGGACAATTGCTTCCACCCGTTCTGGAGATATTGATTTTGCGATGAAGGTGATCCTTAACCAAGTTGGCTTTGCAACATCGGTTGATGTCACAAACAACTATGTTGTACACTAACTATGATCTGAACATTTAAAATACATATTCATGTGATTTCGGTATGTATTGtttaaaataatacaaaataaaTAAATGGTTTGTGCGTCAGAGTCTGATCTACGAGGTTTCAATTAATGGTCCAAATGACGGAATCTAATAATGACCCAAACATTGTTATATGGGTGCAGAATAGAATTTTACTTAATTCTCATTTGGTGTGTGTAATGATGCACATAATTGGATGTGGGAGACAAACGGAGGATGCACAAATGTGTACAAAGAAAAGAGCAGAGGTGTAGAAGATCGCGAGACACATTTAAATTCAAAACACAAGAGAGTTGGGAGAAAGAAAGGAGGCACAGTTCCACCACGAACCTTGTTACTGATAGATTGTAAACATACATAATTGTATCTGGGAAAATTGAGGACGTATGAGGCCACACTTTTTGTGGACTACACACAACCTGTGTTGTTTGTTTCTCTCATATCAGCAAACAGAGACTCATGCATGACATCGTCAGTCTTCTCGCCGGTGCTCCGATGGCGTGATGTGGTCGTCGAGCATGTACTTCTTCCAAAACCAGTGCTTCTTCCACACCAGAGTCATCTCTTCGATGGGCACGCCCTTCGTCTCGGGCACCAGGAAGACGACGAACAATGTCATCACTACCACGAAGGCAGCGAACAGGTGGAACAGACCGGATTTGAGGTGGCAGAGCGCCATGAGGAAGAGCTGCGCGATGACGAAGGTGAAGAAGAAGTTGACGCCGACCACGATCGACTGTCCCGCCGACCGGATGTTGAGCGGGAAGATCTCGCTGGGCACCAGCCAGCCGAGCGGCCCCCACGACCACGCGAACGCTGCGACGTAGACGCAGATGAGCGCCAGCACCAGGTTGGCCAACCCTGGCGAGAGCTTCCCGGTGCCGGCATCCCCGAAGAAGGTCCCCAGGATGGCCCCGACGGCCACCTGGCTCACCACCATCTGAATCCCGCCCTCCAGGAACAGGATCCTGCGGCCGAACTTGTCGACGGTTGCGATGGACACGGTGGTCGCGAAGACGTTGACGAGGCCGGAGATGACGGCCGACATGAGCGAGGCGCTGTCCCCGAAGCCGATGGTCTTAAAGAGCACCGGCGCGTAGAACATGATCACGTTGATGCCGGTGAGCTGCTGGAACATGGGGATGGCGATGGCCATGACGAGATGCGGGCGGTGCTCCGGGCGGAGGATGCTACTCCAAGGGTCGCTCACCTTCTTCGCCTCCTCGGTCGCCTCGATCATGTCCTGCAGCTCCGCCTCGACGTCGTCGGTCCCCCGGATCTTCTGAAGCGTGGCCTTGGCCTGGTCGCGCAGGCCACGCTCGACGAGGGAGTTGGGGGTGTCGGGGAGGGCGATGGCACCAAGGGTCATGATGAGAGCCGGTACGGCAGCAAGGGCCACCGATATGCGCCACCCGTATCCCGCATGGAGCTTTCCCGTGCCATAATTCACAAGGCCGGCGACGAAGATGCCGATGGTGGTGGCCATCTGGAACCCCATGTTGAGCGCCCCTCGGAGCTGCGGCGGTGCCATCTCGGACAAGTAAAGCGGGACGGCCTGGTTGGCGAACCCCACGCCGACACCAAGCATAATGCGGCCGATGATGAGCATGGCCACGTTCATGGCGACGCCATTGATGGCTGAGCCCAGGAGGAAGGCCGCCCCGCCGAACAGCATGGATGACTTCCTGCCAAATGCCTGGGTCACCATGGACGCGAAGTAGGTGGAGATGAGCCCCGCGACGTAGAGGGACGACGTGAAGGACGTCAGCATTTGGCTGTCGAACTGGCACCATTGGTTCTTCGACCCGCTGGCCGTCTTCTCCTGCTGGTACACCGATGGGAAGAACTTCTCAAGGAATTCATCCATGGAAGTCACACCCCCTACAAAGAAACAGAGACATCAAATCAGCAATCAGACAAACCCACACGTACGTTCTCGGTCATCCAAAATAGGCTCAGATGTAGACACCAATTACTCACCCGAGACGCCAATGTCGTAGCCGAAGATTAGGCCACCGGTGGCCGCGATCACGCAAGTGACGATCACGAAGGATGTGACACGGCCATTGTAGTGCTTCACCTGGCCATTTGAGGGCGCTAACCCACCACCTGCCATTTCGGCGCAAGCTCTCCGTCTCTGCGGTGATGGTGGGGAGGCAAAAGTTTTACTTTTGCTTCCCTTTTGGGCTCCACGATAACGCTGGTGGCTTGTCTCCTTTTtatacctcctcctcctcgcttggGCCTCCGAGAAGCGCGCCATGAAAGCAGGAGCTTGGCCGCGTACCTGGTCACCGCCACCTTTGGTGTCTCTGTGATCTAAATTTTATCTGGGATGGATATTCAAAGCTCGGTCAACTGGATCCGTGTTTCCTACTATTGAGAGATTGGCATCCATCCTTTTGTTTACCGGGAGGCGTAACTCGCGCAAACCTCTCTGCCCTTCTCGTAGAACTCGTTCCAACTTAACAATGGTAGGAGACTCATTCGTAGGAGATACAACGTCATCTTTCACATCATCATAACCATCATGAAATATTTttcattgtttataaaaaaaaaataatcataaatttcTTTCTCAACTACGAGTCATAAGTTTCTTTCATACCATTATAATCAGACACAAAAACTCACCTATGATATAAAGAAGAACAAAATTTTCCTTAAATTATTAACGTCCATACTCATATACCTCAtgttactaacttaagcatcggaggaaTTAGGCCAGTAAACCTTTTTCGACCTTAATCTTCGTATAGGTGGTACCTCAGGAGCTTGGCGTTCTCACCTTAGAGACACGTCAAACGGTCCTATATATTTGAGTTCGAATTATATCGGGGGTGTCAAAGATATTTTTTCTAGCATTTTGGTACTAGAAAAAGGGCTTGATATTATAGGAATATCGAGCTTACCAACCCTCTTAACAAATGCCCAAACAATGTGGCTTTTATCCCGACCCACAATACATTTATTCAAGGGGGCAGTAGCCATCATATCAACACATGGATGCATCTATCTCAGTGCAAACGCTGATGCAATACTGACGTCCATTCAATGATCTAGGGTTGACCCCAAGTCATCTAttcatcccgattgaggcatcatTAAACCTCATCTAGCATGTGCAAATGCTAATAGGTATGATGCAAGCTATTATTCCACTTTTGTCTTAACTAGCCCATTAAGCAATGCCACCACCTCAGCCATAGCTAGTAGCTCAATTAACAATGGCATTAGTGCTTGTCGGGGTTCTCCCACCAAACACAATGCCAATATCTTAATAACCCTTTAGACCCATCAAGATATTGGTCAGGCAAGCACCACATTCCCCAATTACGAAATTCAATGGACTACCATGCTATCATCTTATTCCACCTGAATCCCAAACTCAATCGACATATTCGATAAATAATAATATGAGAATTCAACTACGACAGATGGGTCAATATTGAGAAGAAATGCAATGAAAATTCTAATAATCCAGAAAAGAAGAGTTGACCAACCCTACCTCGTGTCTGTCGTCATTCACTAATGACTTCAGGAGAAATTGATCCGAGTCAACTTCTATCTCCTATCATTGGAAGCTTTCGATAGTAATATCGACTCGTTGGAGGGGTGCAAGATGTACATCCATCACTTGTCAAAGAGACCTTCATGATATGACTCAAGCCTTCTTATCATTTTTGGTCATTGATAGAGAAGCCACTAATAATGGTACTCGAAGTACTCTAATAGGCCAATCAATACATAGTGACACAGGTACTGGTCTTGGATAAACACAAAGAGACATGCAAAAGGCCAAGATAGGATCAACTATAAACCCAATCAATCCCAAAGTCACCGTGGTGATAAGAAGTGATAGACCTGAATTACC
Above is a genomic segment from Musa acuminata AAA Group cultivar baxijiao chromosome BXJ3-4, Cavendish_Baxijiao_AAA, whole genome shotgun sequence containing:
- the LOC135634663 gene encoding serine carboxypeptidase-like 34 isoform X3 encodes the protein MIGLIFRRLGPGCSSIGYGEAEELGPFLMQKGKPELMFNKHSWNKEANLLFLESPVGVGFSYTNTSSDLNSLGDKITAEDSYIFLLNWFKRFPQFKSHDFYIAGESYAGHYVPQLSEKIFDENKKASKENYINFKGFIIGNALMDDDTDQTGMVDYAWDHAVISDRVYHDVKKSCNFSEENVTKACDDALEEYFAVYDIIDMYSLYAPVCVRPNTSMSWSERSYFVEGASPKLFSKYSGWHQKPAGYDPCVSLYSEVYFNREDVQEALHANVTKLGYNWTHCSSDVITRWNDAPASVLPVIRKLIHGGIRVWVFSGDTDGRIPVTSTRYTLHKLGLKTTREWTPWYDRKQVGGWTIIFDGLTFVTVRGAGHQVPTFAPRQARQLIHHFLDDQELPSSPF
- the LOC135634663 gene encoding serine carboxypeptidase-like 34 isoform X1; protein product: MGTSSSSSFFFFLLLLLLLFGLSYSYAELDHEALKQQQADRVVRLPGQPPVDFHQYAGYVTVNESHGRALFYWFFEATHDVEKKPLLLWLNGGPGCSSIGYGEAEELGPFLMQKGKPELMFNKHSWNKEANLLFLESPVGVGFSYTNTSSDLNSLGDKITAEDSYIFLLNWFKRFPQFKSHDFYIAGESYAGHYVPQLSEKIFDENKKASKENYINFKGFIIGNALMDDDTDQTGMVDYAWDHAVISDRVYHDVKKSCNFSEENVTKACDDALEEYFAVYDIIDMYSLYAPVCVRPNTSMSWSERSYFVEGASPKLFSKYSGWHQKPAGYDPCVSLYSEVYFNREDVQEALHANVTKLGYNWTHCSSDVITRWNDAPASVLPVIRKLIHGGIRVWVFSGDTDGRIPVTSTRYTLHKLGLKTTREWTPWYDRKQVGGWTIIFDGLTFVTVRGAGHQVPTFAPRQARQLIHHFLDDQELPSSPF
- the LOC135634663 gene encoding serine carboxypeptidase-like 34 isoform X2, translating into MGTSSSSSFFFFLLLLLLLFGLSYSYAELDHEALKQQQADRVVRLPGQPPVDFHQYAGYVTVNESHGRALFYWFFEATHDVEKKPLLLWLNGGPGCSSIGYGEAEELGPFLMQKGKPELMFNKHSWNKEANLLFLESPVGVGFSYTNTSSDLNSLGDKITAEDSYIFLLNWFKRFPQFKSHDFYIAGESYAGHYVPQLSEKIFDENKKASKENYINFKGFIIGNALMDDDTDQTGMVDYAWDHAVISDRVYHDVKKSCNFSEENVTKACDDALEEYFAVYDIIDMYSLYAPVCVRPNTSMSWSERSYFVEGASPKLFSKYSGWHQKPAGYDPCVSLYSEVYFNREDVQEALHANVTKLGYNWTHCSDVITRWNDAPASVLPVIRKLIHGGIRVWVFSGDTDGRIPVTSTRYTLHKLGLKTTREWTPWYDRKQVGGWTIIFDGLTFVTVRGAGHQVPTFAPRQARQLIHHFLDDQELPSSPF
- the LOC135635071 gene encoding sugar transport protein MST6-like, producing MAGGGLAPSNGQVKHYNGRVTSFVIVTCVIAATGGLIFGYDIGVSGGVTSMDEFLEKFFPSVYQQEKTASGSKNQWCQFDSQMLTSFTSSLYVAGLISTYFASMVTQAFGRKSSMLFGGAAFLLGSAINGVAMNVAMLIIGRIMLGVGVGFANQAVPLYLSEMAPPQLRGALNMGFQMATTIGIFVAGLVNYGTGKLHAGYGWRISVALAAVPALIMTLGAIALPDTPNSLVERGLRDQAKATLQKIRGTDDVEAELQDMIEATEEAKKVSDPWSSILRPEHRPHLVMAIAIPMFQQLTGINVIMFYAPVLFKTIGFGDSASLMSAVISGLVNVFATTVSIATVDKFGRRILFLEGGIQMVVSQVAVGAILGTFFGDAGTGKLSPGLANLVLALICVYVAAFAWSWGPLGWLVPSEIFPLNIRSAGQSIVVGVNFFFTFVIAQLFLMALCHLKSGLFHLFAAFVVVMTLFVVFLVPETKGVPIEEMTLVWKKHWFWKKYMLDDHITPSEHRRED